aagcaaaataacaggATATCTCTATGGAACTAAGCATTTTCAGGGCCAGGACTAATGAACTTCCAGGGGAAACATAAATATGAGCTACATATAGTCACCAGATACTCGACCATGGCCTTCTGACCCGCGAGACCTATTGCTATCAGAATCTGGTGGTAAACTGGAGCCAGCCTCTGTTTTTACCTCACCAGTCCCATGAGGGAAGGGGAAGTTGGGCATAAGGCGCTTAAGAAACCGGAACTCACTATTGCCAGTGCCAGTGGCCGAGCACATTTCATAGGGACAAGGCCGGGATAAGGATCCATTGGCTCCTCCTTGCATCAGGTTGTTAGGGAAATTACAGTCATCATAGAAATGCTCTTGAATTGTGAACTTTTCCCTGCATTTAATCTTCTGGTAGATGTGTATAACAAAGATCACTGTGacagagagcagaaagagaaaggaaagcacagCCAGAGAAATGACCAAATATTTAGTGGATGGATTTACCCTTGCAGACTGCTTGGATGAATCCCGGAACTGCAGATAGGGCTCAGAAAAGCCATCTACCAGCAAGATGTTGAGTGAGGCAGTAGTGGAAAGAGCTGGTTGGCCGTGATCCTGAACAAGAATGACCAGTTTCTGCATCATGGGGTCTCTCTCAGATACCTGCCGCAATGTACGGATTTCCCCATTTTGTTGTTGAACAGAGAATAACCCAGGGTCAGTGGCCTTAAGTAGATGATATGAAAGCCAAGAATTCTGACCCGAGTCACCATCCACAGCCACCACCTTGGTCACCAGGTAGCCTGCCTCTGCAGACCTGGGCACCAGGTCATTGCAAGGCAAGGAGCCATTCTGCAGAGGGTACAAGATCATTGGGCAGTTGTCATTGTCATCCAGGACAATCACTCTGACAGTCACCTGGCTACTCAGTGACAGGAAGCCCCCATCAGTTGCCTTTACCACAAACTGAAAATCTTGAATGGCCTCATAATCCATGGTTCTCAGCGCATAGAGCTTCCCATTGTCTGAATTTATGGAGATGTAAGCGAAGACTGATAGATCTCCACTCTTTGGAGGCAGCAAAGAATATGTTACTTGGGCATTCTCCCCCAAATCTAAATCCTCAGCATGAACTTTGCCAATAAAAACCGCAGGGCTGTTGTTTTCTCGAACAGTCAAGATGTAGGAGTCTTCCTGAAATACTGGGGGATTATCATTAATGTCAGATATTAGCACCTCTATCACAGTCTCCGTGGACAGACTGGGTGGTCCAGTATCCACGGCAACAAGGGTGATATTATAGCCTGAGACCTCCTCTCGATCCAAGCCTCTGTCAGTAACCAGCGAGTAAGAATTCCGGAATGTAGGTTTGACTGCAAAAGGAAGGTCTTCTCTTAGGAAGCAAGTGAGTTTTCCTCCCACTCGAATGTCCCGGTCTCGGATAGAGAAAAGGGCCACTACAGTCTGTAGTGGGGAGTCCTCAGGGAGAGGGCTGGACACAGAGGAAACCGTCACTTCAGGAGGATTGTCATTCACATCCACTACTTCCACCAGGACTTTGCTGTGGGCAGAGAGGCCTCCTCCGTCTGTGGCTTGAATGTCAATGTCGTATGTTTCAATAGCTTCAAAATCTAGGGGCCCTCGTAGTCGAACCTCTCCAGTTTGAGGGTCAATCTGGAACGTCTGGAGAATTGCTTCTGTGTTCTGAGCTAAAGAGTAAGTTATCTCTTTGTTGGAGCCCTCGTCTAGGTCCGTGGCAGTCACCACGGCCACCAAAGAACCATTGGCGCTATTTTCTGGTACCTGAGCGCGGTACACCAGTCGCGAGAACTGAGGCACGTGGTCATTGACGTCTAGAACCTCCACCCGGATGTGGGCGGTGCCAGACTTGGGCGGGGACCCGCCGTCCACAGCAGTGATTGTCAAGTTGACCTCAGCCTGTTCCTCTCTGTCCAGGGGTTTATCCAGCACCAGCTCGGCGTATTTGGGCCCGTGGCTTCGGAAGCGGGTGTGCAGGTGGAAATACGCATTGGCGCTCAAGGTGT
The nucleotide sequence above comes from Equus przewalskii isolate Varuska chromosome 13, EquPr2, whole genome shotgun sequence. Encoded proteins:
- the PCDHB1 gene encoding protocadherin beta-1 codes for the protein MAVVRRKLLQSRQVRCLLLLLCVSVGGAATIRYSVAEEMESGSFVANVAKDLGLEVGKLAARGARLVSEGSKLHFRLHRKTGDLFVKEKLDRESLCGKADPCVLHFEIVLVEPLQSFRAEVRVFDINDNAPIFLNKEPLLKIPESTPLGSRFPLQSAQDLDVGLNGLQNYTLSANAYFHLHTRFRSHGPKYAELVLDKPLDREEQAEVNLTITAVDGGSPPKSGTAHIRVEVLDVNDHVPQFSRLVYRAQVPENSANGSLVAVVTATDLDEGSNKEITYSLAQNTEAILQTFQIDPQTGEVRLRGPLDFEAIETYDIDIQATDGGGLSAHSKVLVEVVDVNDNPPEVTVSSVSSPLPEDSPLQTVVALFSIRDRDIRVGGKLTCFLREDLPFAVKPTFRNSYSLVTDRGLDREEVSGYNITLVAVDTGPPSLSTETVIEVLISDINDNPPVFQEDSYILTVRENNSPAVFIGKVHAEDLDLGENAQVTYSLLPPKSGDLSVFAYISINSDNGKLYALRTMDYEAIQDFQFVVKATDGGFLSLSSQVTVRVIVLDDNDNCPMILYPLQNGSLPCNDLVPRSAEAGYLVTKVVAVDGDSGQNSWLSYHLLKATDPGLFSVQQQNGEIRTLRQVSERDPMMQKLVILVQDHGQPALSTTASLNILLVDGFSEPYLQFRDSSKQSARVNPSTKYLVISLAVLSFLFLLSVTVIFVIHIYQKIKCREKFTIQEHFYDDCNFPNNLMQGGANGSLSRPCPYEMCSATGTGNSEFRFLKRLMPNFPFPHGTGEVKTEAGSSLPPDSDSNRSRGSEGHGRVSGDYM